agagaatccagaagtggaccctgaactttatgggcaactaatattcgataaaggaggaaagactatccattggaagaaagacagtctcttcaataaatggtgctgggaaaattggacatccacatgcagaagaatgaaactagaccactctcttgcagcagacacaaagataaactcaaaatggatgaaagatctaaatgtgagacaagattccatcaaaatcctagaggagaacacaggcaacaccctttttgaactcggccacagtaacttcttgcaagatacatccacgaaggcaaaagaaacaaaagcaaaaatgaactattgggacttcatcaagataagaaacttctgcacagcaaaggatacagtcaacaaaactcaaagacaacctacagaatgggagaagatatttgcaaatgacatatcagataaagggctagtttccaagatctataaagaacttattaaactcaacaccaaagaaacaaacaatctaatcatgaaatgggcaaaagacatgaagagaaatctcacagaggaagacatagacatggccaccatgcacatgagaaaatgctctgcatcacttgccatcagggaaatacaaatcaaagccacaatgagataccacttcacaccagtgagaatggggaaaattaacaaggcaggaaacaacaaatgttggagaggatgcggagaaaagggaaccctcttacactgttggtgggaatgtgacctggtgcagccactctggaaaactgtgtggaggttcctcaaacagttaaaaatatacctgccctatgacccagcaattgcactgttggggatttaccccaaagatacaaatgcaatgaaacgccaggacacctgcaccccgatgtttatagcagcaatggccacgatagccaaactgtggaaggagcctcggtgtccaacgaaagatgaatggataaagaagctgtgacctatgtacacaatggaatattactcagctattagaaatgacaaatacccaccatttgcttcaatgtggatggaactggagggtattatgctgagtgaagtaagtcagtcggagaaggacaaacattatatgttctcattcatttggggaatataaataatagtgaaaggaaatctaagggaagggagaagaaatgtgtgggaaatatcagaaagggagacagaacataaagactgctaactctgggaaacgaactaggggtggtagaaggggaggagggcggggggtgggagtgaatgggtgacgggcactgggggttattctgtatgttagtaaattgaacaccaatgaaagcCACCAAACattgctgaaataaatttttaaaataaatttttaaagattgcttcACCAGATGGAGCGGAATGTCCTACTCACTGATGGGCAGACTTAATAATGAGAGAGAACTCATCCAGAACCCAACTATGGATTAGATGCATTCCCAGCCCAAAGCCCAAGGGCatttttcttgaagaaattaGCAGCTTGGGGCATCTCgggggctccgcggttgagcgtctgtctttggcccagtgtgtgaccccagggtcctgggatcgagtcccacatcgggctccctgcatggaacctgcttctctctctgcctgtgtctctgcctctctctttctgtgtctctcatttataaataaatacaatcttaaaaaaaaaagaagttagcaGGCTaagtctaaaatttatatggaaatgcaaaggatctaAAATAGCTAAGACCATTTTGGAAAAGAAGGTAAAAGGTAGAGGTCTCACACAACCTGATTTTAGGCCTTAATTTACTCACAAGACTGTGGTAGGGCTGTCACATGGACATACAGACCCAATGCACAGGACTAGCGCCTAGAGCAGACCCCACGTGTTTGGTCAGCTGACTTTTGACAAAGGTGCTAAGTCATTTCGATGGAGAGAGAACAATTTTTTCCACCAGTGAGCCAGACGCGAGCACACTGGAATCTCAGTGTGGGACTCACGCTGCACGCACAGACGAGCTCACAGTGGGCCACAGACCTAACCTAAGAGCGGCACCAGAAGAAATCCTAGTGACCGTGGGTACGGCAAACATTTCTCTAGAAACAGACTATGCGAAAAGAAATCCATAAACTGGACTGCATCACAGCAAAACTTTTGCTCTTACAAAACAATGTCATATAAATGAGCAGACGAgccagattgggagaaaatatctgcaaaatatGTATCTGAGAAGTTGTATGAATGAAAATGTGTGAATGACTTTTACAAATAATAAGCAGCCAAACGACCCAAAAGAAACAAGGGAGTAAGAGGATTTGAACAGTTTATCAAAGAAGATACCCAGACGGCGAAGACGCATGTGAGAAGATGCTCAGTGTTAGTTAGGGGCAAACGAACCCCGCAGTGAGACCCCAGGACCCCCGAAATCAGGACGGCTCCAGTTGAAGACCGGCAACGCCTAGTGCCGGCGAGGACGTGAAGCGACAGAAACCCTCTTCCGCTGCCGGGGGCATGCGGAGAATAGGAGTCTGGTGGTCGCTCGGGGGCGGAGGGTCCCTCTGTCATCTGCCCCGTGCACCCCACTCCTGGGTTTTATCCAAGGGAGAGGAAACATCTGGACATGAATGGTCATAGCAACGTCACCCTGAGAGCTCAGGCCCAGAACCTCCCAGCTGCCCGGGCACAGGTGCGTGGATGGACCCCTCGGTGGCCAGCCCGCCAGGCCCCGGCCCAGTAGGGGCGAGAGACCCAGATGCGCTGGAGCGGGGCTGCACCCCAGGACCCTGCCGAGTGAGAGAGGATGGCCACCGCAGAATGCCTGCTGTCGGATTCCATCTGGTCAAATTCTGGAAGCTCGGGGCTGACCCGCGGCGCTGGGGGATTTCCGGGTGTGAGCGGTCACaaagacacccccaccccccgggagcACAGCAGATCCGTGGCCGCCTGGGGTGGGTGCGCAGGGGAGGCTGGAGGGCCCGTACAGGGGTGCGGGCAGCTGTGGAGGGGAGCCGTTCTCCCGCTCGTTCCCTTGAGTGCAGCGATGGTTTTGACGGCATGTGATGCGTGACGGCCCAGCACCTCGTGCCCTTTAGGTGCGTACAGTTTATTGTACCTCGAGTGTCCCTTGATGAAACTAAGACCAGAGTATGTTAGATGGTGAAAAGCTGTGGGGAAAGATtgaggggagcggggggggggggggggggggggaggtggagggaaagcCACCCGGGTCACAGGTGTGTCAGACGGGGGCGCCCGTGCGCAGGGCTGCCAGGAGGGCGCACAGGCCAGGCCCTGGTGCCAGGCAGCTCTGGAGGCAGCTCCTCCCTTTCACCAGAGTCCTCAGACCATATGCGGTCTGgctcctcctgctcctggctGGGCCTCCCATCTCTGCCACCCCTCAGCCAAGCACCAGCCGGGGCACCTCCTTGCCGGCCCTTGAGTCGGGTCTCTCTGTCTGACCCACCGTGAGGCCTGAGAGTGCCGTGACTGCCCCAGAGGAGGAGCGAGCCCCCAGGAGCCTCTGGTCTTCCAAGGAGCGGGGAAGGCTCCTTGTCTGGCATCGATTGGGTGCTGGACACTCACAGACACAATGATTCCAATTGCCCAGAACCCAGGCAGCGGGCCCAGAACCCGGGCAGGGACCCAGAACCCAGGCAGCGGACCCAGAACCCGGGCAGGGGCCCAGAACCCGGGCAGCGGGCCAGGACCCAGGCAGCGGACCCAGAACCCGGGCAGCGGGCCCAGAACCCAAGCAGAGAACCAAACCCAGGCAGGGGGCCCAGAACCCAGGCAGCGGACCCAGAACCCAGGCAGGGGCCCAGAACCTAGGCAGCAGGCCCAGAACCCGGGCAGGGACCCAGAACCCAGGCAAGGGGCCCGAACCCAGGAAGGGCACACAGAACCCAGGCAGGGACCCAGAACCCAGGCAGGGACCCAGAACCCAGGCAGCAGACCCAGAACCCAGGCAGGGGGCCCAGAACCCAGGCAGGGACCCAGAACTCAGGCAGCAGATTCAGAACCCGGGCAGGGACCCAGAACCTAGGCAGCGGGCCCAGAACCCAGGCAGCGGACCCAGAACCCAGGCAAGGGCCCAGAACCCAGGCAGGGGACCCAGAACCCAGGCAGGGACCCAGAACCCAGGCAGGTGGCCCAGAACCCGGGCAGAGACCCAGAACCCAGGCAGGGACCCAGAACCCAGGCAGGGACACAGAACCTAGGCAGCAGGCCCAGAACCCAGGCAGTGGACCCAGAACCCAGGCAGCGGACCCAGAACCCAGGCAGTTGGGCCAAGGAATGTTTCCCTCccgtccaggtggctcagcagcccTGGGGCCGACGTCCCCAGGCGGAGGTGGCGCGTGCGTCCCTGACCCTCCTGGCTGGGCGCAGAAGGAGCACCCGAGCCttctgccctgggctcccagcaggccTCCCAGGAGCCTCCCGCTGCTCCGCGGCTGCAGGGACTGTTGTGTCTCCTCTGAAGGTGAAGAAGGACAGTGGCATTTCAGGGGTCATGCATGATGCCAAGACTGGCCCCGGGTGACAAGCTCCACGACCTGGGGGCCTATGTGGCCGCGTgtcccccctccccgcaccccggagaagcacagacacagccACACTGGTTTTGAGTCATTTATTCCTATGCGGAGGctcaagtagaaaaataaatggaaaccaaGCAGAGTGAAGGCGGAACCGGCAGAGGCCCGAGTGCGAGTGcttcctgtgccccctcctgCTGCTCAGGGAAGTGCTTCCTCTTGTCTCCGGGGAGGGGGGTTCGGGGTCACCAGCTCCCCTGCCGGCCCCCACCCATCCATTGGAACCTCCCCTCACCGCGTGGCGGGGCCTCTCCCGGGCGGGGCACATGGAGGTCCCCGGAAAGGGATGCGGGCCTCTCCCGGGGGGTCACAGGCTGGGGGCCACGAAGAGGGTGAGCAGGCTGAGGGCCAGCGCCAGGCCGAGGGCGGTGCTGGGGAGCAGGGTGTGCGCGGGGGCGCTGCTTTGCAGACTCCTGTTGCACAAGTCGTCCTGGCAGCACTGCGTGGCCGCCGCGCCGCTGCTCACCTGGCCCTGCAGGCTGTGGGTGGGCGTGCACGCCTCCACGCAGTCCTTCTCCACCAGGTTCCCCAGCAGCGGCTCCACTGGGGACGGACGGGCCCTGTCAGGACCCCGCACCCCAAGTCCCGGTTCCCGGCCCCCATCACCGCCGTGAGCCACCCATCCCCGACGTCCTCCCGCCAATCATCCAGCCATGGCGCCCTGTCCCCTGCGGCACCTGGACAGAACCCTGGGGGGTCCCGCAGGCCCCCGTCCCGCCCGGGTCCCGTCGCTCACCCTTGGTCCTGGTTCTGCAGTAGCGCGCGTTGGCCGCACAGTTCTGGGGTTTCTCGCAGTTGCTGGAGCTGGAGCAGACGTGACAGCGGAGAGCCCGGGCTGGGGGATGGCGGGTGCAGGGAGGTCTGGGGTCACAGTCTGGACAGAGCCCTCTGCCACCCCACCCGCCCCAAGGCTGGGCGCCTcggagccccaggccctgccagggTTCCTCTCCTGCACTCAGCTTCGGGAGTCAGGAGGGGACAGTCCTTGGCTGCTGGGACCCTGGGGCCCCTCCTGCCTCAAGCAGGTGCCTGTGTGTCTAGAGAACTGGTGGGAAGGTGGCTGATGTGGGGTACGCTGGGGGGCCCCTCAGGGCATCACAGAGCTCTGAGACTTGCACAGAGCAGCTTGCAGCCCAGGACTACTGTCCCCCTCCCCAGAGCCTGTCCCCACCGGGCAGCAATGGTCACGAGGACCCGAGGCTAAGTCAGGGCCAGGGGCCTCAGCTTGACCACACTGCACTCCCGGGAGGAGGGGCTTCCCCGGGGACAGAGAGTCAGGGCTGGATGACCTGGGCAGTGGCTCTCCTGGGTGGGGCATCTCAAGCCGCTCCccgcctctctctccccctctgcgtGTCTGATCCCGGGACCGAGTCTAAGACTCCCTGGTTCTGCGATACTTTAAGTCTGATTCCACTAAGTTTAGATGAGGGttcattttgtttcaaattctGAGTGTGGCATCCCCTGAGTCCGGGATACCCTGAGCCTGAAGGCCGGTACCCCAGGCCTCCATGCGTGTCCACGctgcccaccccgccccgggcccTCACCCACCTGGCCCGGCGGCCACAGCCAGTGCAACGAGGAGCAGCAGGGCTGTCTTCATCTTGGGGCGTCTCTGGGAGCAGTGGGGGCCCCTCCTCTCTGGAGGCCTTatagctggggcaggagctggtgggaggggtggaggtgggcagcCAGCCAGGCAGCGGCATTCCATGCGCCCCACCCTGGCTGGCCCACACCCACCACCCAGAGCatggctgcccctgcccctgccacccgGGAGGACCTGGGTCcctggctgcccacccccccaggcAGGGGTCTGCCCTCCCCCGTCTCTAGGCTGTGGACAGAGGCCTCGCTGGCTCTGTGCTCGCTGCCTCATCgtcctctctctctggctgtctGTCCAGCTCTAGATCACTTTGTCTCCGACCTTCCCCTCTCACCCTCAGATAAGAGTCTCAAGCCCACGCAGGTGTCCTGTGGGTGCCCAGAGCTGTGCCCACAGGGCTAGCGAGGTGGGAGTaggccctggccctgccttccTGGGCTTGGGGCTCAGTATTGCTAGGTCCCCCCCGTGGAGCCCTGGGGTAGGACCCCCTCGGGATCAAGGCATCTTGCTGAGATGTCGGGACCTCAGCGTagtcaggggagggagagaccaTCCTGGAGTGGGGTAGGCAGCAGGCCAGGCGTGTGGCTGCTGGACGTGCCTGCAGAGAGGTGAGCGCCGGACCAGGGGCATCCCTGGAGGGGCAGGGCGCTCCCTTCCCTGTCGGCTTGCTGGCCCTGGGCCCCCCCCTGCTGCTCTGCTGTGCCCCGCGGGACCCTGCTGGGCCATGTGGCTGGGCCCCGTGGCTGGGCCCCACAGAGGCCAGCCCCTGccttgccccagccccagccccagtcccagcccctgcccctgcccctgccctggcccctgccccaacccctgccccagcccctgccccaacccctaccccagcccctgcctctgccctgatcctgcccctgccccggcccctggccctgccccccacccccaccagactCACTGACAGCCATGGTGAGTAGGGCCAGAGCGcagagcccccagccctgcaAGTCCTGGAGGGGCAGGGCCTGTTGCAGGGAGGGCCGCATGGGCTagagggagggcagggccagggccagcccACAGCTCTCGGGAGCACCGCGGCCTCAGGCCGGAGAGATTGGGGAGCCTTGGCCCTTCCCCCCACTGGTGGGGCCTGGACAGGCCGGCCCCTGAGTGGGTGAGGTGGGCCGTGTCACGGTCCCGGGGGTCCAGGCAGGTGCCACCCTCCCTAGAGATGCTACTGGACCTGGTAGGCCCCAGGCCGACAGTGGAGGGGTGGTGTGGCATTTCTCCTAGGACCCAGGGGTGGGCATGGAGGGGCGCAAGCAGCAGCCCCCGAGGCAGCCCCATGTCAGCACCGTGAGCCCGTCTCACGGGCTGGTCCCCGGCTCCCTGGGCCTTAGTTAGGGTAGCTGGGGTCTCTCTTGACAAGGCAGGGAACGTGGGGGACCCCGCACCCTCCCTCGAAGCTCTGAGGCCTTCTCAAATTCCTTAGGCACAGCCCTTCATGGGCCGGTGGATGGTGGATGCAGGACATAGGGCTCAGTGACGGGGCGGTGactggcatggggtgggggatggtAGGTGGGGAGGGGTGACTCACTGAGGCCAAGGGGCATGGAAGCTACTAGAAAAACAGGTTTGGGGATTGGATTTCCTGTAGGGCCTGGTAGAGCTAAGGGGTCCGGGGGTGTTGGGCCGACTGGGGCTGGACGTTCCGACGTGAGGCTGCTGGGCAGCAGGAGACCCCTGCACACCCGTCCCGTCCCCGCGGCCACCGCAGGCTTCACTGCCCGCGGACCTGCACCGCCCGAGGCAGAGGGGGCAGCTGGCTCCTGGCTCCGCGGGAAGCAAGCCTGGGCCTCTGACGGGACTGCCAGCGAGGGCGCGGGCTGCCCACCAGCTGCGAGCTGCATGTCCCGGGGCTTCCTAGCAGAACCATCAACGGCAGCCCCCACGCAGTTGACTTGGGGAGAAAGTGGGCGATTGCCACGCAGGAGCTCTCGAGAAGCGGGAGTCCTGGGAACGCTGCaggcagggagggcttcctgcagggggtGACCTGGTTGCCCCGACCTTGGAGGCAGATGTCAGGGGACAGAAGAGCCATCGTGGCCTCTCAGGTTGAACCCCTTCCCACATCTTTTTACTGGGAAGGAAATGAGTCCCAAGGGGGCCCTGCCGGCGCTGCCAACGTCACCCCGGGAGCTTCTGTGCTGCATGGcctctcctgtcctccctcctcctctggagAAAGCCGCCACTCTCCAGAACCCAAGCCCCCTCACCCAGTCCCTGGAGCCCGTAGAACTaggccccaggctgggggctgggaggacgggcacccccaccccgcaccctgcCTGCTTCCCGAACTCAGAGGGCCAGACAGACAAGCCCAGACCGCTGCCACCCGCCGTGCTTCCCTGCTcacgcccccggccccgccctgcCTTCCCACCTCCTCACCTCTCCCCGGGGTCTTGGCCTTGGTGGGGGGCGACGCGGGAATCAAGGCCTGGACCCCTCGGCTGTGGGGTCACTGGGGTCACACAAAGGGGATGAGTGGCCCAGAGAGGGAAGCGCCGGGGTCAGTGCAGTGGCCACTCCAGACCCGAAAAGGCAGTCTGAGCGGCGTGGGTCCGGCCCCGCTGTGGGTGAGAGTGGGCACCAGGACGAGCAAGGCGGGCTCTACCCGAGGCACCCCCCAAACCTTGGGGCCTGCAGACAAGGCTTCTTCACTTTCAGCATCAAGGGTGAGTGCTGGCCGCCCACACTCGGGGGCTCGACACCTGCCTGCTCGCTGGCTCACTTAGCGGCGCCCACCACGGACGGACCACGCTCAGGGCGGGACGGAGCCGAACCTGAAAGGCAGGCCACCCCCAGGACCCCTGATGAGCTGGGGATGTGGGGATCTGAGGCCCCATGTGATGGGATGATCAAGGAGGCCGAGGGGTGGGGGCAAGGACAAGGGGGTTGGGCCTGGGTCtgggcacgggggtggggggctcgggCAGGGCAgactcctccttccccagcaggGCTGAGGTGAGCACCCCGTGAGTCAGGCTTGCTCTGCCCCTCCGTTCACGAACCCGCACACACAGCCAGGGCCTCCCTCCGATGACACAGAGGACCACACAGCCAGCCAGTGGGAACCAGAGCGgggcctgccctcctccccgaCTCTGTCCCCAGCTGGCCCGGGGCGCTTCCCCCGTGCCCAACCTCCCTACCCCCCTCCCGTGCAGGACACTCACCTTTGCACACAGGACCACAGGCCTAGACCTGGGTGTCTCTCGCCTGCTTCCCAGGGCCTACACCTGTCCTAGATCATCCCCTGGAACCCTGGCGGCCAGTGCGgggcctcctcccctgctctgccCGAGTGCAAATCCAGGGAGCAGCACACgggcagccctgccctgccttggGCATAGCCTGATCCCCGGGAATGGCTGGACTGGAGCCTGAGACTCCTGAAGGCCAGGAGCGCCAGCCAGTTCTCAGGCCTGCCAGGTAACCCCCCGAGAGAGGCCCCACAGGATCTCTGCCCCCACCAGCACCTAGCACCAACACCTAACACCAGGACCTAGCACCTagctccagcaccagcaccaacaCCTAGCACCAGCACCTAGCACCAGGACCTAGCACCTAGCACCAGTACCTAGCTCCAACACCAGCACCTAACACCAACACCTAGCTCCAGCACCAACATAGCACCTAACATCAGCACCAGCACCCCACACCAGCAGAGGTCTGGCGTGGGCCCTGCATATCAGTTTCCCTGGCTGCATCCCTGAGAGACACCGGGACTCAGGGGACCTGGTGATGGAGGAGAAGCTCTCAGAGTGAGGATTGTGTCCCTTCGTGAAGTGGAGGGTGTGGGCACGGAGCCACAGAGCCACAGCAGCCTTGGGGACCTCAGAGCTCCAAGAGAGCAGGCTCTTAGCAGTGTGGGCTTGCAGAGCATGGAACCCCAGAACTTCAGGGCCCAGAGAACCCTAGAACTGGGTACCCTGTGGGGGTTTATTCTCTCCATGTGAGGAAAGCTCCCTCTGGGGTTCTAGACAGAGTGTTAATGCTGctcatggtctttttttctttaagattttatttatttattcacgagagacacagagagagaggcagagacacaggcatagggagaagcaggctccccgtgggggccccgacgtgggacttgattccgaaaccctggggtcacaccctgggctgaaggcagacactcagctactgagccccccaggtgtccctgtgctcATGTTCTATCCGAGGTTCTCGCCTCTGCTGTGTCACTGCTCACTGCTCCTCCTGCTGTAGCCTGAGCTTGTGGGTCCAAGCCCTTGAGCTCCATGATGGCATCAGGTGTAAGTTCCAGAGTAATGAACACCTATACCTACGTAATCCCcccttccatccacccatccatccacccatccacccatccatccatccatccatcttccaTCTGTCCATACATCCAcacatccaccatccatccaaccatcatccatccaccacccacccacccacagccAGCCAGCCCTGTACCCACCCATCtatcattcatctatttatccattattccatccatccatccactcatccattcacACAAAGTATGTGTCCTGTAGGAAATAGTTACCATGATGTgtctctctcctgtcccctcttccctttctcattGACATGCACAAATGTGAGAAGAGAACACAGCGATTCTCAAACTGTGGAGTGAAACCCAGTGTGGGCTCTGAGAGTCTTAGGTCTGCAAGTGGTTGGCAAGCAGCGCTGGGACTTGTGACACCCAACGTGCagatgtgctttttcttttttgtaagatcctatttattcatgagagacacagaaagagagacagagagagagagacagagagagagaggcagaggcagaggcagagggagaagtgggctccatgcagggagcccgacgcggaactcgatcccgggacctgggctgaaggcagatgctcacccactgaacctcccaggcgtcccaagacacACTCTTTTTACTTAAGATTGTATAATAAGTTAGGGGTGGCTTTGAGAGGACATCATTGATCCTAATGCTTAAGAGGGGAATTAATATCTTACATACATCGTGTGCCCTGTTGGTCTGTCTGTCCGTCTCTATCCACTAGTACCTCTTACACGGAGCAGTGCAGATCCCTTTCCTTGAGAATCCCCAACCCTCTCATTTGTCCCTTATCTTTGGGAACAGGAAATGTCCCCTTGTTGGGTCCTGACACTCTTTAAGCCCCACTAAAACACCGCCAGGacaattggattttttaaaaaagatgttttggaAACAGCCGGTAAAGTTCTCAGGTGTGGACTACTGTCCGTGGGTGGGGAGGGCTCCCATCTCACAGTGAGGCCTGGATTTCGGCCTCTTTCCAACCCCGCATTTGATAGATGGGGTTCCAGGCACTTGTTGGGCTACAGGATGGTGAGAGCTGGCGGGCTGTGTCTGCATCGGCCAGGTGTCCTGGGGCGAATGGTGCCTTGTCCTCGCAGGGCCTAGACGCTGAGCAGACCCAGCCTCTGCTCTTCTGGGCCTCAGGCAGCTGCTGAGCTTTGAATCTGGGCCAGCCCAGCTCAGCCACACCCTGCTTAGCCAGGTGGCCCCAGGGGCCCGGCGTTGGCACCCAGCGCTGGTCCAGGAGGTTTGCATGCTGTTGCAACCTGCTCTGGGTGTGGGGACAggctccccagggcagggagtGGGTCCCAGGTTGGGCCTGGCAGGGAGCTCATTACTTTGCCTAAAGAGCTTAGGGGATCAAGGGGCTTGTGTCACCTCACCCTGAGAATATTATGTAAGAACAGAGAAGGGCTGCTCCTCGGGGAGCAGGAGATGCTGCAGGGAGGGCCAGGAACCCCCAGAGCTGAACGCAGGCCCAGGAGCCAGCTCCAACTGTGACCCCAGGGCACACAGCCAGG
This Canis lupus dingo isolate Sandy chromosome 13, ASM325472v2, whole genome shotgun sequence DNA region includes the following protein-coding sequences:
- the LY6D gene encoding lymphocyte antigen 6D — its product is MKTALLLLVALAVAAGPARALRCHVCSSSSNCEKPQNCAANARYCRTRTKVEPLLGNLVEKDCVEACTPTHSLQGQVSSGAAATQCCQDDLCNRSLQSSAPAHTLLPSTALGLALALSLLTLFVAPSL